A window of Ranitomeya variabilis isolate aRanVar5 chromosome 2, aRanVar5.hap1, whole genome shotgun sequence contains these coding sequences:
- the LOC143804511 gene encoding uncharacterized protein LOC143804511: protein MESISSTIKLLFPRCVMAGIDLKDAYYHLPIHAEHQQYLRVAVILEGQVRHFQYVAMPFGLSMAPRIFTKVMLEVMAHLRQRDTLIIPYLDDFLVVGNSVAQCKLRLSNTISSLQELGWIINFEKSRLNPDTTQMFLGIQLDSIQGADVRVFSDNSTTVAYVNRQGGTRSGSLMTIAGEIFQFAEAHLASLTALHIRGIENTKADYLSRNRLRQGEWSLNRAVFRLITKAWGVPQIDLFATRGNRQVEKFASLNSMDHPDMLDSLHHPWNFKLAYAFPPMSLIPLVIRKIRREQARIILIAPFWPKRPWFSCLQSMCLSDPWILPLDKELLFQGPFFHPQVKGLHLTAWNLSGNY, encoded by the exons atggaatccattagttctaccatcaagcttttgttccctaggtgtgtcatggccgggatagacctaaaagatgcatactatcatcttccaatacatgccgaacaccagcagtatctaagagtagcggtcatcctggagggacaggttcgtcacttccaatatgtggcaatgccatttgggctttctatggccccccgcatttttacaaaagtgatgttagaggtaatggctcatctacgccaacgggacactttaataataccctacctagatgactttctagtagTAGGGAATTCTGTagctcaatgtaaattgcggttatctaacacaatctcatccctgcaggagttgggttggattatcaacttcgaaaagtccaggctgaatccagacactactcaaatgtttctagggatccagctagactca atccaaggagcagatgtaagagttttctcagacaactccaccacagtggcctatgtaaaccgccagggcggtacacggtcaggaagtctgatgaccatcgcaggggagatcttccagttcgcagaggctcatcttgcgtccctaacagccctacacatcagaggcatagagaataccaaagcagactacctcagccgaaacaggctgcgccagggagaatggtccttaaacagagccgtgttcagactaataacaaaagcatggggagtgcctcagatagatctatttgccacaagaggcaacagacaggtagaaaaattcgcttccctgaactccatggatcacccagacatgctggactctctacaccatccttggaacttcaaactggcgtacgcctttcctccaatgtctctgattccgctagtgatcaggaagatcaggagggagcaagcaaggataatcctcattgcacccttctggccaaaaagaccgtggttctcctgcctccagagcatgtgtctatccgatccatggattcttccattggacaaggaactactgttccaggggccgtttttccacccgcaagtgaaagggcttcacttgacggcgtggaacttgagcggcaattattaa